From the Quercus lobata isolate SW786 chromosome 6, ValleyOak3.0 Primary Assembly, whole genome shotgun sequence genome, one window contains:
- the LOC115950893 gene encoding linamarin synthase 2-like, whose amino-acid sequence MGSVRATKPHAVCVPFPAQGHVTPMMRLAMLIHSRGFHITFVNTEFNHRRLIRSKGLDYIKGLPDFQFKTIPDGLPPSDRDATQHVPSLMDATRKNCLAPFKELVLKLNSSSEVPLVTCIVSDGIMSFAIKAGEELGIPEVQFWTASACGFMGYLNFTELIKRGILPFKDESFKGDGTLDKAINWIPGMKNIRLKDLPSFMRITDITETMFDFMGSEAQNCLNSSTIIFNTFDEFEHEVLEVISAKFPHVYTIGPLHLLGRHVPESHFISQGSSLWKEDSKCLQWLDKREPNSVVYVNYGSITVMSDQHFKEFAWGLANSKHTFLWIIRPDVVMGDTAILPKEFFEETKDRGLLTSWCPQDKVLAHPSIGAFLTHCGWNSTLESVSAGVPIICWPFFAEQQTNCRYACTTWEIGVEVNEDVKRHEIEALVKEMMEGEKGKAMRQKAREWKKKAMEATDFEGSSYKNFERFIKEALLIGE is encoded by the exons ATGGGTTCAGTTCGAGCTACAAAGCCCCATGCAGTATGTGTTCCATTCCCAGCACAAGGCCATGTAACACCCATGATGCGATTAGCCATGCTCATACACTCAAGGGGCTTCCATATAACCTTTGTAAACACTGAGTTCAACCACAGACGCTTAATCCGATCCAAAGGGCTTGACTACATAAAGGGGCTACCTGATTTCCAGTTTAAAACAATACCAGATGGGTTGCCACCATCGGACCGTGATGCAACTCAACATGTTCCAAGCTTAATGGATGCCACCAGAAAGAACTGTTTGGCCCCTTTCAAAGAGCTAGTGCTTAAGCTCAACTCATCCTCTGAAGTGCCTTTGGTTACTTGCATAGTTTCTGATGGCATCATGAGTTTTGCTATTAAAGCTGGAGAAGAATTAGGCATCCCAGAGGTTCAGTTTTGGACTGCCTCAGCTTGTGGCTTCATGGGATATCTCAACTTCACTGAACTCATCAAAAGAGGCATTCTTCCATTCAAAG ATGAAAGCTTCAAAGGTGATGGAACACTTGACAAAGCAATAAATTGGATCCCGGGAATGAAAAATATCCGGCTCAAGGACCTCCCTAGCTTTATGAGAATTACTGACATAACTGAAACAATGTTTGATTTTATGGGATCAGAAGCACAAAACTGCCTAAATTCTTCCACAATCATCTTCAACACATTTGACGAGTTTGAACATGAAGTCCTAGAAGTAATTTCAGCCAAATTCCCTCATGTTTACACTATAGGCCCACTTCACTTGCTAGGTCGGCATGTACCTGAGAGCCATTTTATCTCTCAAGGTTCAAGCTTATGGAAAGAAGACTCCAAATGTCTCCAATGGCTTGATAAAAGGGAACCCAACTCAGTTGTGTACGTAAATTATGGCAGCATAACTGTGATGTCGGACCAACACTTCAAAGAATTTGCATGGGGTCTTGCGAATAGCAAGCACACATTTTTGTGGATAATTAGGCCTGATGTAGTAATGGGAGATACGGCAATCTTGCCTAAAGAATTTTTTGAGGAGACTAAGGATAGGGGATTGCTAACAAGTTGGTGCCCCCAAGATAAAGTGCTAGCACATCCATCCATTGGGGCTTTCCTAACACATTGTGGTTGGAATTCTACATTAGAAAGTGTATCTGCTGGCGTGCCTATTATTTGTTGGCCCTTCTTTGCCGAGCAACAAACAAATTGTCGGTATGCTTGTACCACTTGGGAGATTGGTGTGGAGGTTAACGAGGATGTTAAACGTCATGAGATTGAAGCACTTGTTAAGGAAATGATGGAAGGGGAAAAGGGTAAGGCCATGAGACAAAAAGCTAGGGAATGGAAGAAGAAAGCAATGGAAGCAACTGATTTTGAAGGATCATCATATAAGAATTTTGAAAGATTTATTAAGGAGGCTCTCCTCATTGGTGAGTGA